A region of the Thiomicrorhabdus sp. genome:
TTATTTACGATCTAAAATACTGCAACCATGTTCAATATAGTGCTGGAATTCATGCTCATAGTGCTCTAAAGCACTGGTTAATGCGATAGTGGCTGCATCACCTAAACCACAAATTACATTACCCATAATTTTTCCTGATACATCTTTTAATGCCACGATATCTTCAGGACGACCTTTACCATTAACAATACGAGTTAAAACACGGTATAACCAACCTGTTCCTTCACGGCATGGTGTACATTGACCACAAGATTCGTCCCAATAAAAGTGTGCTAAATTCTGCATTACTTTTACGATATCTGTTTGATCATCCATAATAATTACCGAACCAGCACCAAGGAACGACCCTGCTTTAGCAATAGAGTCATAATCCATATTCATTGCCATGGCTTTTTCAGCTGGCAAAATAGCTGTAGAAGCTCCACCAGGAATTACCGCTTTTAATTCACGGCCTTTCCAGATACCACCTGCAAGTTCAAGCAAATCTTTAAATGGCGTACCCATACGAACTTCAAAGTTTCCTGGTGCATTAACATGTCCAGATACTGAATAACATTTTGTTCCACCAGCATTTTCAACACCTAAGTCGTTAAACCAATCTCCACCTTTAGCAAGAATCATTGGAATTGAAGCAAGGGTCTCAGTATTGTTAATTGTTGTAGGTTTACCGTATAAACCATAGCTCGCTGGAAATGGTGGTTTAAAACGTGGCTGACCTTTCTTACCTTCAATTGACTCAATCAAAGCGGTCTCTTCACCACAAATATAGGCACCAGCACCTAAATGAGTATATAAATCAAAGTCCCAACCAGTACCAAGAATATCTTTACCTAATAGGCCAGCTTCTCTTGCTTGTTTGATGGCATTATTAAAACGTTGATACGGTTCCCAGAACTCACCGCGAATATAGTTATATCCTGCAGAGGCACCAATAACGTAGCCTGCAATAGCCATACCTTCAACTAATGCATGCGGGTTATAACGAAGAATATCTCTATCTTTAAAAGTACCAGGTTCACCTTCATCAGAGTTACAAACAATGTATTTCTGTCCAGGAGCGAAACGGTTCATAAAACTCCATTTCAAGCCCGTAGGAAAACCGGCTCCACCACGTCCACGAATATTAGAAGTTTTTACTTCTTCAATAATTTCATTGGGTTCGATTTCTCCTGCTACCACTTTTTTCCAGACTTCATAACCACCATTGGCGATATAAACATCAATATCCCAAGAGTTATCAAGGTGGTTTAAACGGAAACAGTTTTCGTTTTGTACGACCATTTATTTCCCCCACTCTTCTAGTAGTAGATCAATTGAATTTTCAGTTAGATTTTCATAATAAGTTTTTCCAACTTGCATCATTGGAGCACCACCACAAGAACCTAAACACTCAACCATTTTGATTGAAAAACGACCATCAGGAGTTGTTTCACCTGGCTTAATACCCAGTTTAGTTTCTAGATATTTAACAATGTCATCTTTGCCG
Encoded here:
- the nuoF gene encoding NADH-quinone oxidoreductase subunit NuoF, with the protein product MVVQNENCFRLNHLDNSWDIDVYIANGGYEVWKKVVAGEIEPNEIIEEVKTSNIRGRGGAGFPTGLKWSFMNRFAPGQKYIVCNSDEGEPGTFKDRDILRYNPHALVEGMAIAGYVIGASAGYNYIRGEFWEPYQRFNNAIKQAREAGLLGKDILGTGWDFDLYTHLGAGAYICGEETALIESIEGKKGQPRFKPPFPASYGLYGKPTTINNTETLASIPMILAKGGDWFNDLGVENAGGTKCYSVSGHVNAPGNFEVRMGTPFKDLLELAGGIWKGRELKAVIPGGASTAILPAEKAMAMNMDYDSIAKAGSFLGAGSVIIMDDQTDIVKVMQNLAHFYWDESCGQCTPCREGTGWLYRVLTRIVNGKGRPEDIVALKDVSGKIMGNVICGLGDAATIALTSALEHYEHEFQHYIEHGCSILDRK